A single region of the Undibacterium piscinae genome encodes:
- a CDS encoding CoA pyrophosphatase: MKLLFDPEQLPIDSIASEAAVPASRLSADGLRQCFKQPPLWVPETTDEYLAAKSLAFKPASVLIPLVMREQGLTLLLTQRSANLQHHAGQISFPGGRVEDADRSLVETALRETREEIGLDSRHVDVLGVLPQYRTATGYEITPVVSLIQPPFELQTDPLEVASIFEVPLSFLMDGQNHQRRVLRLNEFDQRIFYSMPYQQHFIWGATAGMLRNLFHLLRA; this comes from the coding sequence GTGAAGTTGCTGTTTGATCCGGAACAATTGCCTATCGATTCGATAGCGAGTGAGGCTGCAGTGCCTGCCTCCCGCTTGTCTGCTGACGGTTTGCGACAGTGTTTTAAGCAGCCGCCACTTTGGGTGCCAGAAACCACTGATGAGTATCTTGCTGCCAAATCGCTGGCATTTAAACCGGCTTCGGTATTGATTCCTCTGGTCATGCGTGAGCAAGGCCTTACTCTATTGCTGACGCAGCGTTCGGCGAATTTACAGCATCATGCAGGTCAGATCAGTTTTCCTGGCGGACGGGTGGAAGATGCCGATCGCTCCCTGGTCGAAACTGCCTTACGCGAGACTCGTGAAGAGATAGGTTTAGATAGTCGCCATGTCGACGTGCTGGGAGTGTTGCCACAATACCGCACCGCAACAGGCTACGAGATTACCCCGGTAGTGTCACTGATCCAACCACCGTTTGAGCTGCAAACTGATCCGCTGGAAGTCGCTTCCATATTTGAAGTGCCGCTGTCCTTTTTGATGGACGGGCAAAATCATCAGCGCCGGGTTCTTCGGTTAAATGAATTCGACCAACGCATTTTTTATTCCATGCCTTATCAGCAGCACTTTATCTGGGGTGCTACGGCAGGCATGTTACGTAATCTTTTTCATCTTCTGCGGGCCTGA